One Timaviella obliquedivisa GSE-PSE-MK23-08B DNA window includes the following coding sequences:
- a CDS encoding nucleotidyltransferase domain-containing protein, with the protein MKLRNIKVPTDEIAALCQQWHIYKLSLFGSVLRDDFTTESDIDVLVEFEAGFTPGFLKLHQIQEELSDLFEHRTIDLVTLKFLNHRIRDRVLATAEVCYVAER; encoded by the coding sequence ATGAAACTCAGAAACATTAAAGTTCCTACCGATGAAATAGCCGCGCTTTGTCAGCAGTGGCATATCTATAAACTTTCCTTGTTTGGCTCAGTCTTACGAGATGACTTTACAACGGAGAGTGATATTGATGTTTTGGTTGAGTTTGAGGCTGGATTCACTCCTGGTTTTTTGAAACTCCATCAGATCCAAGAAGAACTATCAGACTTATTCGAGCATCGAACTATTGATTTAGTGACCCTTAAGTTTCTCAATCATCGTATCCGCGATCGCGTTCTAGCTACAGCCGAGGTGTGCTATGTCGCAGAGAGATGA
- a CDS encoding type II toxin-antitoxin system RelE/ParE family toxin translates to MKVEFRKSFEKDLGKIRDRDLLSRIKDVIEEVENVETLLEVNNIKKLKADGNYYRLRVGNYRIGFAENEDLITFVRVLHRKEIYRYFP, encoded by the coding sequence GTGAAAGTTGAGTTTAGGAAAAGCTTTGAAAAAGATCTGGGCAAAATTCGAGATCGAGATTTGCTATCCAGAATTAAAGATGTAATTGAAGAAGTTGAAAATGTTGAAACTCTTTTGGAGGTCAACAACATCAAAAAACTTAAGGCAGATGGAAACTACTACCGCCTCCGAGTTGGCAACTACCGAATTGGCTTTGCCGAAAATGAAGATCTGATTACCTTCGTTCGTGTGCTACATCGCAAGGAAATATATCGATATTTTCCATAG
- a CDS encoding class I SAM-dependent methyltransferase has product MSKKGKSSQLGQSLYVQPNLGGMISKISWYARQKMFASLTRFSPPTPDMTVLDVGVTSDLREDSNFFEKLYPYPQNITAVGVEDAAFLEQEFPGLTYVQADGLNLPFTDKSFDLVVSFAVIEHVGSREQQTAFVQELLRVGKTCCITTPNRWYPVEFHSILPLVHWLPPLLFRRILKLLGKKFWAEEKNLNILSEQEVLEMIPTHLQIYRKHFKLLGWVSNLVFYIVDQD; this is encoded by the coding sequence ATGAGCAAGAAAGGTAAGTCGAGTCAACTTGGACAAAGCCTTTACGTTCAGCCTAACTTGGGAGGAATGATTAGCAAAATTTCTTGGTACGCCCGCCAAAAGATGTTTGCATCATTAACTCGGTTTTCGCCGCCCACGCCCGACATGACAGTGCTAGATGTGGGCGTTACTTCTGACTTGCGGGAAGATTCAAATTTTTTTGAAAAACTTTATCCTTACCCTCAAAATATTACGGCTGTTGGCGTTGAAGATGCCGCATTTTTAGAGCAAGAATTTCCTGGATTAACCTATGTTCAAGCCGATGGGTTGAACTTGCCATTTACCGATAAAAGCTTTGATTTAGTCGTTAGCTTTGCCGTAATTGAGCATGTGGGCAGCCGAGAGCAGCAAACTGCGTTTGTGCAAGAGCTACTGCGAGTGGGTAAAACTTGCTGCATCACAACGCCTAACCGTTGGTATCCGGTAGAATTTCATAGCATTCTGCCTCTGGTACATTGGTTGCCGCCGCTTTTGTTTCGACGCATTTTGAAGCTTCTAGGTAAAAAGTTTTGGGCTGAAGAAAAGAATCTCAATATACTCTCTGAACAAGAGGTATTAGAAATGATTCCAACCCATCTACAGATTTATCGAAAGCACTTCAAACTCTTGGGTTGGGTGTCTAATCTGGTGTTCTACATCGTGGATCAGGATTAA
- a CDS encoding VOC family protein: MNISRIDHLVLTVQDIQKTCEFYAEVLGMEIVTFSKDRKALKFGQQKLNLHQVGYEFEPKARHSNPGAIDLCLITDTPLQEIKVHLKNCGVAIEFGIVPRTGAIGAIASLYIRDPDGNLLEIANY, encoded by the coding sequence ATGAACATCTCTCGAATTGATCACCTTGTTCTCACCGTACAAGATATTCAGAAAACTTGCGAGTTTTACGCCGAAGTTTTAGGGATGGAAATTGTGACTTTTAGCAAGGATCGTAAGGCACTAAAGTTTGGACAACAAAAATTAAACTTGCACCAGGTCGGTTATGAATTTGAGCCAAAAGCTAGACACTCAAACCCAGGAGCGATCGACCTCTGTTTGATTACAGATACGCCGCTTCAAGAGATCAAAGTCCACCTAAAAAATTGCGGTGTAGCGATCGAGTTCGGGATTGTCCCTCGAACAGGAGCAATAGGAGCGATCGCCTCTCTCTACATCCGCGATCCAGACGGAAATTTGCTAGAGATCGCCAACTACTGA
- a CDS encoding DUF86 domain-containing protein — protein sequence MSQRDDRVYVGHMSDTANKAIGFVEGLSREDFDNNELLRLSLTHLLQIIGEAARRVSPDFRSVYPAIPWKAVVGMRSKVVHDYLDVDEDVVWDTVKNDLPFLILELEKIVGNL from the coding sequence ATGTCGCAGAGAGATGATCGAGTTTATGTGGGACACATGAGCGACACGGCAAATAAAGCGATCGGTTTTGTCGAAGGTTTAAGTCGAGAAGATTTTGACAACAATGAACTCTTGCGGCTGTCTCTTACGCACCTATTGCAAATCATTGGTGAAGCTGCTCGTCGAGTATCTCCTGATTTTCGATCCGTTTATCCAGCGATTCCCTGGAAGGCTGTAGTTGGAATGCGTAGCAAAGTCGTGCATGATTACCTAGACGTAGATGAAGATGTTGTATGGGATACTGTCAAAAATGACTTGCCATTTCTAATTTTAGAGTTAGAGAAGATCGTAGGTAATCTATAG
- a CDS encoding DUF86 domain-containing protein, producing the protein MPRDQESLIDIAAAIKRILRYTANISRTNLETNDEKLSAILYQITIIGEATKRLSQTFREQHPEIPWREMTGMRDVIVHEYDQLDFDVIWDVVQNKLSSLQNLINPLL; encoded by the coding sequence ATGCCTCGTGATCAAGAATCTCTCATTGACATTGCAGCCGCTATCAAACGCATCCTACGGTACACCGCTAACATTAGTCGGACTAACTTAGAAACTAATGATGAAAAACTATCTGCCATCCTTTACCAGATTACGATCATTGGCGAAGCAACTAAACGGCTATCTCAAACGTTTCGAGAGCAACATCCAGAAATTCCTTGGCGAGAAATGACAGGAATGCGAGATGTAATTGTCCATGAATATGATCAACTTGATTTTGATGTGATATGGGATGTTGTTCAAAACAAATTGTCATCGCTTCAAAACCTGATTAATCCTTTACTTTGA
- a CDS encoding S8 family serine peptidase — protein sequence MTGSDPFSKPSKSSLWMSADRHPLIAQGLRKQQVLGRAIAKSSSLVRAAGTSQQRLKGKLESSDGFDSSADTSRFDPNARNSYVDSFTLKRLKQGQRVEVTVTSRQFNPVIKLVNDRTRRSVLYGDNIGSTDPKSIFFNTNSRLTFTVQRQAKYSIKVSSLSARESGNYQVKFRFVKAQPTSDFNFFYGSGLTNAAAAVSQAISSRYPQGVAQPVFADVANLGGTSTRLDVVQAPEVWAQGFTGQGVTIAIIDDGVDYSHPALQNNIWNNAREIANNGIDDDRNGFVDDTLGWNFVDNNNDPSDRSLDGHGTHVAGIAAANGDEVKGVAFNAKIMPIKVLDNDGGSDLDIAKGIQYAVNNGAKVINMSLGGEGSSLAPELIEALQLAKRSGVTVMIASGNERQSGGALKPGNPARFAAVQDLGIAVGAVDDRRFLFEDSNPAGEQRLNFLVAPGVSVRSTLPGGEYGFLSGTSMATPHVAGVVALMLSANPSLTVDQIEDILARTARQDVRLTP from the coding sequence ATGACGGGTTCAGATCCCTTTTCAAAGCCCTCAAAGTCCTCACTGTGGATGTCTGCCGATCGCCATCCGCTGATTGCACAAGGGTTACGTAAGCAACAGGTTCTGGGACGAGCGATCGCCAAATCTAGTAGCCTTGTTCGTGCTGCTGGCACATCGCAACAGCGGCTGAAGGGTAAACTAGAAAGCAGCGACGGGTTTGATTCTAGCGCAGACACATCCAGGTTCGACCCGAATGCTCGGAATTCTTATGTTGATAGTTTTACGTTAAAGCGATTAAAGCAAGGACAGCGGGTAGAAGTAACGGTTACGTCTCGACAGTTTAATCCAGTGATCAAGCTGGTGAATGATCGAACTCGGCGATCGGTGTTATATGGCGATAATATTGGGTCTACTGACCCTAAATCTATTTTTTTTAATACTAATTCTCGCCTCACTTTTACTGTACAGCGTCAGGCTAAGTACTCTATTAAGGTGAGCAGTTTATCGGCACGCGAATCGGGAAATTATCAAGTTAAGTTTCGGTTCGTGAAAGCCCAGCCGACTTCAGATTTTAATTTTTTCTATGGGTCTGGATTGACGAACGCAGCAGCGGCAGTATCACAGGCAATCTCTTCGAGATACCCGCAAGGGGTCGCTCAACCCGTCTTTGCAGATGTGGCAAATTTGGGAGGAACATCGACTCGGTTAGACGTCGTGCAAGCGCCAGAGGTTTGGGCGCAAGGGTTTACGGGGCAAGGCGTGACGATCGCCATTATTGATGACGGTGTAGATTATAGTCATCCGGCTTTGCAGAATAACATTTGGAACAACGCGCGCGAAATTGCCAATAACGGTATTGATGACGATCGCAATGGTTTTGTTGATGATACATTGGGATGGAATTTTGTGGATAATAATAATGATCCGAGCGATCGTTCTTTAGACGGGCATGGAACGCACGTAGCAGGAATTGCAGCCGCTAATGGGGATGAGGTAAAGGGCGTAGCGTTTAACGCAAAAATTATGCCCATTAAGGTATTAGATAACGATGGAGGCTCTGATCTAGATATTGCCAAGGGCATTCAATATGCGGTTAACAATGGGGCAAAGGTGATTAATATGAGTTTGGGAGGCGAGGGATCATCGCTTGCACCTGAGCTTATTGAGGCGTTGCAGTTGGCGAAGCGATCGGGGGTAACCGTCATGATTGCGTCGGGGAATGAGCGGCAGAGTGGCGGGGCATTAAAACCTGGGAATCCGGCTCGGTTTGCGGCAGTGCAGGATTTGGGAATTGCAGTCGGAGCAGTCGATGACAGACGGTTTTTGTTCGAGGATTCCAATCCAGCAGGGGAGCAGCGGCTTAATTTTCTGGTGGCTCCTGGTGTGTCCGTGCGATCGACTTTGCCAGGTGGAGAGTATGGATTTTTGAGTGGAACTTCGATGGCAACGCCTCATGTGGCTGGGGTTGTGGCTTTAATGTTAAGTGCTAATCCAAGTTTGACGGTGGATCAAATCGAAGACATTTTAGCAAGGACTGCGAGGCAGGATGTGCGGTTGACACCTTAG
- the ileS gene encoding isoleucine--tRNA ligase — translation MTEPGSYKDTVKLPQTQFDMRANATKREPELQKFWSDHQIYEKLSQNNPGEPFILHDGPPYSNGALHIGHAMNKTLKDIVNKYQLLKGRKVRYVPGWDCHGLPIELKVLQGMKAEERQKLTPLQLRRQAKVWAIEQQQQQCNSFKRYGVWGDWEHPYLTLQPEYEAAQIGVFGQMFLKGYIYRGFKPVYWSPSSRTALAEGELEYPEGHTSRSLYVAFAMVSLSAEAEALTPYLAELGVAIWTTTPWTIPANLAVAVNPALIYAVVEVAGNEQSVMGSKPRFRYLIVAKELIDRLSHTLGTSLTLKAEISGTALEHSTYLHPLFDRQSPIVIGGDYVTTESGTGLVHTAPGHGMDDFIVGQRYGLPILSPVDDGGNFTEEAGQFQGLNVLKDANEALVQALMETRSLLKEESYAHRYPYDWRTQKPVIYRATEQWFASVAGFREATLKAIAQVEWIPAQGENRITSMVTERSDWCISRQRSWGVPIPVFYDEETNVPLMTSETIAHVQAIFAEKGSDAWWELSVEELLPEQYHNDGHQYRRGTDTMDVWFDSGSSWAAVVDSREELRYPADMYLEGSDQHRGWFQSSLLTSVAIHGIAPYKTVLTHGFALDEQGRKMSKSIGNVVDPAIVIEGGKNQKEEPPYGADVLRLWVSSVDYTSDVPLGKTILKQMSDVYRKIRNTSRFLLGNLHDFDPAQHTVSYEQLPELDRYMLHRITEVFADVDEAFEHYQYFRFFQTIQNFCVVDLSNFYLDIAKDRLYISAEDTLRRRACQTVLAVAIENLAKAIAPVLCHLAEDIWQYLPYATPYESVFESGWLNIDPQWQNPELSTVWNQIRDIRQEANKVLEQARTQKEIGSSLEAKLLLYVADAELKQKLAAMNPTNSLSGNEVDELRYLFLTSQVELLDSMAPLADAKYKSQSDALGAGVIDAEGVKCDRCWNYSIHVGKSAAHPLLCDRCVPALDGKF, via the coding sequence GTGACAGAACCAGGAAGCTACAAAGACACCGTCAAACTGCCCCAGACCCAATTCGATATGCGGGCAAACGCCACCAAGCGCGAACCCGAACTGCAAAAATTTTGGTCAGATCACCAAATCTACGAAAAGCTGTCCCAGAACAATCCGGGGGAACCGTTTATTCTGCACGATGGACCGCCCTACTCTAACGGGGCGCTGCATATTGGGCACGCTATGAACAAAACTCTTAAAGATATTGTTAACAAGTACCAGCTTTTGAAAGGGCGAAAGGTTCGCTACGTGCCCGGTTGGGACTGTCACGGGCTGCCTATTGAACTTAAGGTGCTGCAAGGCATGAAAGCTGAGGAGCGGCAAAAACTAACGCCGCTACAACTGCGGCGGCAGGCAAAAGTTTGGGCGATCGAGCAGCAGCAGCAGCAGTGCAATAGCTTTAAGCGCTACGGCGTGTGGGGCGATTGGGAGCATCCTTACCTGACGTTGCAGCCTGAGTATGAGGCGGCGCAAATTGGTGTATTTGGGCAAATGTTCTTAAAGGGCTATATCTATCGGGGCTTCAAGCCTGTGTACTGGAGTCCGAGTTCGCGGACGGCTTTGGCAGAAGGCGAGTTGGAATATCCTGAAGGGCATACCTCACGTAGTTTGTATGTGGCGTTTGCGATGGTAAGCCTGTCGGCTGAGGCTGAGGCTTTAACGCCTTATTTGGCAGAACTGGGAGTTGCCATTTGGACGACAACACCCTGGACAATTCCAGCAAACTTAGCCGTTGCGGTCAATCCGGCTTTAATCTATGCTGTGGTAGAAGTGGCTGGTAATGAGCAGTCAGTGATGGGTAGTAAGCCACGGTTCCGATACTTAATTGTGGCAAAGGAATTGATCGATCGCCTTTCCCATACGCTCGGCACTTCCCTAACGCTCAAGGCAGAAATTTCTGGCACTGCTCTCGAACATTCTACTTATCTCCATCCTTTGTTCGATCGCCAAAGTCCCATCGTCATTGGTGGCGATTACGTCACAACCGAGTCGGGCACGGGGTTAGTCCACACTGCGCCAGGGCACGGCATGGATGACTTCATCGTGGGTCAGCGCTACGGCTTACCCATTTTGTCGCCTGTCGATGATGGCGGCAACTTTACCGAAGAAGCGGGTCAGTTCCAAGGGTTGAACGTGCTGAAGGATGCGAATGAGGCGCTCGTGCAGGCGTTAATGGAAACGCGATCGCTGCTCAAAGAAGAATCCTACGCGCACCGTTATCCTTATGACTGGCGGACGCAAAAGCCAGTGATCTATCGAGCGACGGAGCAATGGTTTGCATCGGTAGCAGGGTTTAGGGAAGCAACGTTGAAGGCGATCGCCCAGGTGGAATGGATTCCGGCACAGGGCGAAAACCGCATCACGTCTATGGTGACAGAGCGATCGGACTGGTGTATTTCTCGACAGCGGAGTTGGGGTGTGCCCATTCCGGTGTTTTATGACGAAGAAACAAATGTACCGCTGATGACTTCTGAAACGATCGCCCATGTTCAGGCTATCTTTGCCGAAAAAGGTTCGGATGCTTGGTGGGAATTATCGGTGGAAGAATTATTGCCAGAGCAATATCACAACGACGGACATCAGTACCGCCGAGGCACCGACACAATGGACGTGTGGTTCGATTCTGGCTCTTCTTGGGCGGCGGTTGTGGACAGTCGAGAAGAACTGCGTTATCCAGCGGATATGTATCTGGAAGGCTCTGATCAGCATCGGGGCTGGTTCCAGTCGAGCTTGCTGACCAGTGTGGCAATTCACGGCATAGCGCCCTACAAAACGGTTCTGACCCATGGGTTTGCGCTAGATGAGCAAGGGCGAAAAATGAGTAAATCGATCGGCAACGTGGTTGATCCGGCGATCGTCATTGAGGGTGGCAAAAACCAGAAAGAAGAACCGCCCTATGGTGCAGATGTGTTGCGCCTGTGGGTGTCATCGGTGGACTATACCTCGGATGTGCCACTTGGCAAAACTATTCTTAAACAAATGTCGGATGTGTACCGCAAAATTCGGAATACGTCGCGATTTTTGCTGGGGAATCTGCACGATTTTGATCCGGCACAACACACCGTTAGCTATGAGCAATTACCCGAACTCGATCGCTATATGCTGCATCGGATTACCGAAGTATTTGCTGATGTGGATGAAGCGTTTGAACACTATCAATACTTCCGTTTCTTCCAAACCATTCAGAACTTTTGCGTAGTAGATTTATCAAATTTCTATTTAGATATTGCCAAAGATAGGCTCTATATCAGCGCTGAGGATACCTTGCGCCGTCGGGCTTGTCAGACAGTTTTGGCGGTGGCGATCGAGAACTTAGCCAAAGCGATCGCCCCGGTTCTCTGTCATCTTGCCGAAGATATTTGGCAATATTTGCCCTATGCTACGCCCTACGAATCGGTGTTTGAGTCCGGTTGGCTCAACATTGATCCACAATGGCAGAATCCGGAGCTTTCGACAGTCTGGAATCAGATCCGCGATATTCGTCAAGAAGCTAATAAGGTGCTAGAACAAGCCCGTACTCAAAAAGAAATTGGCTCTTCACTGGAGGCTAAATTGCTACTCTATGTCGCTGATGCAGAGCTAAAGCAAAAGCTCGCTGCCATGAACCCAACTAATTCTTTAAGCGGAAATGAGGTGGATGAGTTGCGCTATCTGTTTCTTACTTCGCAGGTAGAACTTTTAGACAGTATGGCACCGCTAGCGGACGCAAAATACAAATCTCAGTCCGATGCTCTGGGCGCGGGCGTGATTGATGCGGAGGGAGTGAAGTGCGATCGCTGTTGGAATTATTCCATCCATGTCGGTAAATCGGCAGCCCATCCCCTGCTTTGCGATCGCTGTGTACCTGCTTTAGATGGGAAGTTTTAA
- a CDS encoding nucleotidyltransferase family protein: MTVTAIELPMEKIAEFCDRWQVTEFALFGSILRDDFRPDSDIDVLITFSPTAKRGLTETLQMHDELQAIFDRKVDLLVKAAIERSENWLRRKNILESAQTIYAS, encoded by the coding sequence ATGACTGTTACTGCAATAGAACTGCCGATGGAAAAAATTGCTGAGTTTTGCGATCGCTGGCAGGTCACTGAGTTTGCCCTATTTGGTTCCATTCTGCGCGATGACTTTCGCCCCGACAGCGACATTGACGTGTTGATTACCTTTTCTCCAACTGCCAAACGTGGCTTAACGGAAACCCTACAAATGCATGATGAACTCCAAGCAATCTTTGATCGAAAAGTAGATCTCCTTGTTAAAGCTGCGATCGAACGGAGTGAAAATTGGCTCAGACGTAAAAACATTTTAGAATCAGCACAAACTATCTATGCCTCGTGA
- a CDS encoding NAD(P)H-hydrate dehydratase produces MIFNVKRQEQIQRFAVTAAQMTQIEARVFAAGMPVAALMEKVAGLVAQRVQELYPAPQKVGFLVGAGHNGADAWVVARELYLNGYEVLVYCPLPHLKELTANHAQYGISLGILQVERVNLLDDCDVLIDGLFGFGLNRQVEGILAEAIAHLNSLSCPILSIDLPSGIHTDTGVVLGTAIQATHTFCLGLWKRAFLQDAALAYMGQVELIDFGLPLSDIFAVLGESPELQRITSKGAIASLPLHRPPTTHKYEQGHLLLVCGSRQYLGAAILASSAARASGVGMLSIAVPESLRLLLVGHIPDALVVGCEEGAAGEIARLPEDLDLERHDAIACGCGLSPQAQFVVQQVLASHRPLILDADGLNILASLGTSLAERQAPTVLTPHPGEFKRLFPSLLEGDRILAVQQAARRSGAIVLLKGARTAIANSSGSVWVIPESTPALARGGSGDVLTGVMGGLLAQGTRQGTVVETIVTGATWWHSQAGIAASQARTELGVDASTLVEFLIPTLKVLMSKAS; encoded by the coding sequence ATGATCTTTAACGTGAAACGTCAAGAACAAATTCAGCGCTTTGCGGTCACAGCCGCCCAAATGACCCAGATCGAAGCGCGAGTATTTGCGGCAGGTATGCCTGTGGCAGCACTGATGGAAAAAGTTGCTGGGTTAGTTGCTCAGCGGGTGCAGGAGCTTTATCCGGCTCCCCAAAAGGTAGGGTTTTTGGTAGGGGCAGGGCACAATGGTGCAGATGCTTGGGTTGTGGCGCGGGAGTTGTACCTGAATGGATACGAGGTTTTAGTTTACTGTCCACTGCCCCATTTGAAGGAATTGACGGCGAACCATGCGCAGTATGGGATAAGTTTGGGTATTCTTCAAGTAGAGCGCGTGAACTTGTTGGATGATTGCGATGTGTTGATTGATGGGTTATTCGGGTTTGGTTTAAACCGTCAGGTAGAAGGCATTCTCGCAGAAGCGATCGCCCATCTCAATTCGCTGTCTTGTCCTATTCTCAGCATTGATCTTCCTTCTGGTATTCACACTGATACTGGAGTCGTTCTAGGCACTGCGATTCAAGCGACTCACACGTTTTGTCTGGGATTGTGGAAGCGAGCGTTCTTACAAGATGCAGCTTTGGCGTATATGGGTCAGGTAGAGCTAATTGATTTTGGCTTGCCTTTAAGTGATATTTTTGCAGTGCTAGGAGAATCACCAGAACTACAGCGGATTACCTCAAAAGGAGCGATCGCTTCTCTACCACTGCATCGCCCTCCTACCACTCATAAATACGAGCAGGGTCATCTGCTGCTAGTCTGCGGCTCTCGCCAGTACTTGGGTGCAGCCATTCTTGCCAGTTCTGCTGCCCGCGCTAGCGGAGTCGGAATGCTGTCGATCGCGGTGCCAGAATCGCTGCGATTACTGTTGGTGGGACATATTCCAGATGCGTTGGTGGTTGGGTGTGAGGAAGGAGCAGCAGGAGAAATTGCTCGATTGCCAGAAGATCTGGATCTGGAACGGCATGACGCGATCGCTTGTGGCTGTGGTTTGTCTCCGCAAGCGCAGTTTGTGGTGCAACAGGTTTTAGCAAGTCATCGTCCCTTAATTTTGGATGCGGATGGATTGAATATCTTAGCAAGTCTGGGTACCTCCCTCGCAGAACGACAAGCGCCCACTGTTTTAACGCCTCATCCTGGGGAGTTCAAGCGGCTATTTCCAAGTTTACTAGAAGGCGATCGCATTTTGGCGGTGCAGCAAGCGGCGCGGCGAAGTGGGGCGATCGTCCTTTTAAAGGGAGCCAGGACAGCGATCGCAAATTCTAGTGGATCGGTCTGGGTGATACCGGAAAGTACACCTGCTTTGGCACGAGGTGGTAGCGGCGATGTCTTGACTGGAGTAATGGGAGGACTACTTGCTCAAGGAACGAGGCAAGGAACAGTTGTAGAAACGATTGTGACTGGTGCAACTTGGTGGCATTCTCAAGCTGGAATCGCCGCTAGTCAAGCGAGAACAGAATTAGGTGTAGATGCTTCCACACTGGTTGAATTTTTAATTCCGACTCTAAAAGTTTTAATGAGTAAAGCCTCTTAG
- a CDS encoding CapA family protein, whose protein sequence is MGDQGTGLARIGDAGAIAQLIQKAILTEAVRVKVLQQTSDLQVFLESSRLPDRQLAQVVYATFVGLGSPAIRSLRVSGQQGQDVVWTQQFTLENGSQAAAVETLSRSKPPDQRRVSKQSSSLHPVNFLSRHPKIVLLLLPIMITSLLAGIGWSYLSQSLGEVDPETASTGIALPPDSVSFNSPEPLTPNSPTASTIAANLPNPKATEPIISIKAVGDIVPGTNFPSDRLPEGDGQFLFADVQRFLGDTDILFGNFESTMTDYPYVAKDISQGMTFAFRSPPTFANVLKETGFDVMSVANNHSFDFSDQGFADTVNNIEQVGIKAIGQKGQISYLKVKGETIAFIGFSYLPDHNFMGDLEAAKALVDQAKQQAKIIVISVHQGAEGSDAIHTYNQSESFLGEDRGNSVQFARTMIDQGASLVLGHGPHVLRSLELYKSRLIAYSLGNFIGYRTLSSDGVLANSMILQVEMNSEGRFVSGKIIPVILDANGVPYIDNKFTSVSMVRNLVESDFSVTPILIEEDGEIVINEAK, encoded by the coding sequence GTGGGAGATCAGGGTACCGGATTAGCGCGAATAGGAGATGCAGGAGCAATCGCCCAACTGATTCAAAAAGCCATACTTACTGAGGCAGTGCGCGTCAAAGTACTGCAACAAACCAGCGATTTGCAGGTATTTCTAGAATCGTCCCGTCTACCCGATCGCCAACTGGCTCAGGTGGTCTATGCCACTTTTGTAGGATTAGGTTCTCCTGCTATTCGATCGCTGCGAGTTTCTGGACAGCAAGGGCAAGATGTCGTCTGGACACAGCAATTCACACTAGAAAATGGGTCGCAAGCGGCGGCGGTAGAGACTCTTTCAAGGAGTAAGCCGCCTGATCAACGTCGGGTCAGCAAGCAATCTTCATCCCTGCACCCTGTTAATTTTTTGTCACGCCATCCCAAGATTGTGCTGCTTTTGCTCCCGATTATGATCACCAGTCTTCTAGCGGGAATAGGCTGGAGCTATTTGTCGCAAAGTCTAGGCGAAGTTGACCCTGAAACCGCTTCTACCGGAATAGCATTGCCTCCAGATTCAGTATCCTTCAACAGCCCTGAGCCTTTAACGCCCAACAGCCCCACCGCTTCGACCATTGCAGCAAACTTACCAAATCCTAAGGCAACAGAGCCAATTATTTCAATTAAGGCAGTGGGCGATATTGTACCAGGAACAAACTTTCCCAGCGATCGACTGCCAGAAGGCGACGGGCAGTTTCTCTTTGCTGATGTTCAGCGCTTTTTAGGCGACACAGATATTCTGTTCGGCAACTTTGAAAGCACAATGACCGACTATCCCTACGTTGCCAAAGATATTAGTCAGGGCATGACGTTTGCATTTCGTTCACCGCCCACGTTTGCCAATGTGCTTAAAGAAACGGGCTTTGATGTCATGAGTGTAGCGAACAATCACTCGTTCGATTTTTCTGATCAGGGCTTTGCTGACACCGTTAACAACATTGAGCAAGTGGGCATTAAGGCGATCGGGCAGAAAGGACAAATTTCCTATCTCAAAGTTAAAGGTGAAACGATCGCCTTCATTGGTTTTAGCTATTTACCCGACCATAATTTTATGGGTGATCTAGAAGCCGCAAAAGCGTTAGTTGATCAGGCAAAACAGCAGGCAAAGATCATTGTTATTTCAGTTCATCAAGGCGCAGAAGGCAGTGATGCCATTCATACTTACAATCAGTCAGAGTCATTTTTGGGTGAAGATCGGGGGAATTCAGTTCAGTTTGCCCGTACCATGATTGACCAAGGAGCCAGCTTAGTTTTAGGGCATGGGCCGCATGTACTGCGATCGCTAGAACTCTACAAAAGCCGACTGATCGCCTACTCTTTGGGCAACTTTATCGGCTATCGCACGTTGTCAAGCGACGGCGTTCTGGCAAACTCCATGATCTTGCAAGTCGAGATGAATAGCGAAGGTAGATTTGTTTCCGGCAAAATCATTCCGGTCATTTTAGATGCTAACGGCGTACCCTATATTGACAACAAATTTACCAGCGTTAGCATGGTGCGAAACTTAGTTGAAAGTGATTTTTCAGTCACGCCCATCCTCATTGAAGAAGATGGAGAAATTGTCATTAACGAAGCAAAGTGA